In Oryza sativa Japonica Group chromosome 2, ASM3414082v1, the following are encoded in one genomic region:
- the LOC4330467 gene encoding putative aminoacrylate hydrolase RutD has translation MVNFVEAQKPLLKRLMRMAGLRPVDVEIEPGTTMHIWVPKHHVSKKTGTIRPVVEHGGVDGDGEKAGAAKRKKSAAESRPNVVLVHGFAAEGIVTWQFNFGVLVSRYNLYIPDLLFFGKSATASADRSPELQARCVAAALARLGVARCDVVGFSYGGMVAFKLAETRPDLVRSLAVSGSVVAMTDAVNSATMTRLGATSSAELLMPETLKGLKQLLSISMYKKMWFPDRFYKDYLKAMFNNRKERMELLQGLITSNMDAKIPTFQQKIMLIWGEEDKIFDIELAKKMKEQLGDGCFLHGIPKAGHLLHVERPCAYNRQLQRFLSYVNSEEKEAAGGGAN, from the exons ATGGTGAACTTCGTGGAGGCGCAGAAGCCGCTGCTGAAGCGGCTGATGAGGATGGCGGGGCTCCGGCCGGTGGACGTCGAGATCGAGCCGGGCACCACCATGCACATCTGGGTGCCCAAGCACCATGTCAGCAAGAAGACCGGCACGATCAGGCCGGtcgtcgagcacggcggcgtcgatggcgacggcgagaagGCCGGGGCggcgaagaggaagaagagcgcCGCCGAGTCGAGGCCCAACGTGGTGCTCGTCCACGGCTTCGCCGCCGAGGGAATCGTCACGTGGCAGTTCAACTTCGGCGTGCTCGTGTCGCGGTACAACCTCTACATCCCCGACCTGCTCTTCTTCGGCAAGTCGGCCACGGCCAGCGCCGACCGGTCGCCGGAGCTCCAGGCGCggtgcgtggcggcggcgctcgcgcggCTCGGCGTGGCGCGGTGCGACGTGGTCGGGTTCAGCTACGGCGGCATGGTGGCGTTCAAGCTGGCGGAGACGCGGCCCGACCTGGTGCGGTCGCTGGCCGTGTCCGGGTCGGTGGTGGCCATGACGGACGCGGTGAACAGCGCCACCATGACACgcctcggcgccacctcgtccGCCGAGCTGCTCATGCCGGAGACGCTCAAGGGCCTCAAGCAGCTGCTTTCCATCTCCATGTACAAGAAGATGTGGTTCCCGGACAGGTTCTACAAGGACTATCTCAAG GCGATGTTCAACAACAGGAAGGAGAGGATGGAGCTGCTTCAAGGCCTCATAACCAGCAACATGGATGCCAAGATCCCTACTTTCCAGCAG AAAATAATGCTGATCTGGGGCGAGGAGGACAAGATCTTCGACATAGAGCTCGCCAAGAAAATGAAAGA GCAGCTGGGCGACGGGTGCTTCCTTCACGGCATCCCCAAGGCCGGCCATCTGCTGCACGTCGAGCGGCCGTGCGCGTACAACCGCCAGCTCCAGAGGTTCCTCTCGTACGTCAActcggaggagaaggaggcagCCGGTGGTGGCGCCAACTGA
- the LOC4330469 gene encoding monodehydroascorbate reductase (NADH) 2, peroxisomal, whose protein sequence is MGRAFVHVILGGGVAAGYAALEFARRGGYSRGELCIISEETVAPYERPALSKGYLLPEGAARLPGFHTCVGANDELLTAKWYKENGIELVLGTKVITADVRMKTLLTATGETISYKNLIIATGARALKLEEFGISGSDASNICYLRNLDDADKLVNVMKSCPGGNAVVIGGGYIGMECAAALVTNRIKVTMVFPESHCMARLFTPKIAEYYENYYTSKGVTFVKGTVLTSFEKDSTGKVTSVILKDGKHLPADMVVVGIGIRASTGLFEGQLLMEQGGIKVNGQMLTSDGSVYAVGDVAAFPIKLFDGVIRRLEHVDSARRTARHAVAAILEPSKTKDIDYLPFFYSRVFTLSWQFYGNNTGEVVHFGDFTNSSPRFGAYWVDKSRIRGAFLEGGSREEYEAISNVVRRKAKVINIAELEKQGLMFAIQESQKDLPDGGLALGEKPTYVWHATAGVIAAASIAAFGYWYGRKRRRW, encoded by the exons atgggGCGGGCGTTCGTGCACGTgatcctcggcggcggcgtggccgccgGCTACGCGGCGCTCGAGttcgcccgccgcggcggctaCTCCCGCGGCGAGCTCTGCATCATCTCCGAAGAGACG GTTGCTCCTTATGAACGTCCGGCACTAAGCAAAGGCTATTTACTCCCAGAAG GTGCCGCTCGTCTTCCAGGATTTCATACCTGCGTTGGTGCCAATGATGAATTACTGACGGCAAAATGGTACAAAGAAAATG GTATTGAACTTGTTCTTGGAACAAAAGTGATAACCGCTGATGTAAGGATGAAGACATTGCTTACAGCCACTGGAGAAACTATCAGCTATAAGAATCTTATCATTGCGACCGGTGCTCGG GCTTTGAAGCTGGAAGAGTTTGGAATCAGTGGATCAGATGCTTCGAACATATGTTATTTGCGCAATCTTGATGATGCGGATAAGTTAGTGAATGTGATGAAATCATGTCCTGGTGGAAATGCTGTCGTCATTGGTGGTGGCTATATAGGAATGGAGTGCGCAGCAGCATTGGTTACTAATAGGATAAAAGTAACCATGGTCTTCCCTGAAAGCCACTGCA TGGCCCGTCTATTTACACCAAAAATTGCAGAATATTATGAGAACTATTACACTTCAAAAGGTGTTACCTTTGTCAAAGGAACTGTGCTTACATCCTTTGAAAAAGATTCGACAGGGAAG GTGACTTCAGTAATCCTGAAAGATGGTAAACACCTTCCTGCCGATATGGTTGTGGTTGGTATTGGCATCCGTGCAAGCACTGGTCTTTTTGAAGGTCAGCTGTTGATGGAGCAAGGTGGGATAAAGGTAAACGGACAAATGTTAACAAGCGATGGTTCTGTATATGCCGTTGGCGATGTTGCTGCCTTCCCTATCAAGCTCTTTGATGGTGTTATACGACGGCTTGAGCATGTTGACTCAGCTCGCAGAACAGCGAGACATGCTGTTGCAGCCATCCTGGAGCCTTCAAAAACTAAGGACATCGATTACCTGCCATTCTTCTACTCCAGGGTCTTCACATTATCCTGGCAATTCTATGGGAACAATACCGGAGAAGTGGTTCACTTTGGAGACTTCACAAACAGCAGCCCAAGGTTTGGTGCCTATTGGGTTGATAAAAGCCGGATTAGGGGTGCATTTCTTGAAGGTGGAAGTCGAGAAGAATACGAGGCGATATCGAATGTTGTTCGGCGTAAAGCTAAGGTTATAAACATTGCTGAACTTGAAAAGCAAGGTCTGATGTTTGCCATTCAAGAAAGCCAGAAGGACTTGCCTGATGGTGGGCTTGCTCTTGGTGAAAAGCCTACATATGTATGGCATGCAACGGCTGGTGTCATTGCAGCTGCGTCCATTGCTGCATTTGGTTATTGGTACGGCAGGAAACGCCGTAGGTGGTGA
- the LOC4330470 gene encoding dof zinc finger protein DOF3.1 codes for MMAGAPPMHICMDSDWLKGIVPEEHGMGSSSPSAELIACPRAPMQAAAAAADRRLRPQHDQPLKCPRCESTHTKFCYYNNYSLSQPRYFCKTCRRYWTKGGSLRNVPVGGGCRKNKRAPPKKAAAHAQPAVAVAAALQGRHMETGLHLSFSGMQHHLAPPPPAAATAADPLCSLGLFDWKQYDPVFAGSGGGGSPVAALESAGGSEAQFMGAGMMGIGGGGVAEYHALSALRFAAGLGDHLALPFGAVRAEHDAVEVKPVAAERLLSLEWCGEASRTAAPESSISSLGGLGLWSGMIGGGHHHHGSSAAI; via the exons ATGATGGCAGGAGCTCCCCCGATGCATATCTGCATGGACTCCGACTGGCTCAAG GGCATCGTCCCCGAGGAGCACGGGAtggggtcgtcgtcgccgtcggcggagCTGATCGCGTGCCCGCGGGCGCcgatgcaggcggcggcggcggcggccgaccgCCGGCTTCGCCCCCAGCACGACCAGCCGCTCAAGTGCCCGCGGTGCGAGTCGACGCACACCAAGTTCTGCTACTACAATAACTACAGCCTCTCGCAGCCGCGCTACTTCTGCAAGACGTGCCGCCGCTACTGGACCAAGGGCGGCTCGCTCCGGAACgtccccgtcggcggcggctgccgcaaGAACAAGCGCGCGCCGCCCAAGAaggccgccgcccacgcccagcccgcggtggcggtggcggcggcgctgcaagGCCGCCACATGGAGACCGGACTCCACCTGTCCTTCTCCGGGATGCAGCATcatcttgcgccgccgccgccggcggcggccaccgcggccGACCCGCTCTGCAGCCTTGGACTATTTGACTGGAAGCAGTACGACCCCGTCTTCGCCggctccggtggcggcggctcccccGTGGCGGCGCTGGAGAGCGCTGGTGGCTCGGAGGCGCAGTTCATGGGTGCTGGCATGATGggcattggcggcggcggcgtcgcggagtaCCATGCGCTGAGCGCGCTCCGGTTCGCGGCAGGGCTCGGCGATCACCTGGCGCTGCCGTTCGGCGCGGTGCGGGCGGAGCACGACGCCGTCGAGGTGaagccggtggcggcggagaggctgCTGTCGCTCGAGTGGTGCGGCGAGGCGAgccgcacggcggcgccggagagcTCCATTAGCTCGCTGGGCGGGCTGGGACTGTGGAGCGGCATGATCGGCGGCGGGCACCATCACCATGGCTCCTCCGCTGCCATCTGA
- the LOC4330466 gene encoding zinc-finger homeodomain protein 7 produces MEYKRSSHVEEEEEEEEEEDDEEEDEEEQGHHQYTTAAAQQQLHPQVLGSSASSPSSLMDSAAFSRPLLPPNLSLVSPSAAAAAAPGGSYLHAAHHHGQGRRVEAPGGESQHHLQRHHEPARNGVLGGVAGAHAASTLALVGGGGGGPRGGEGAAGEAPTWRYRECLKNHAARMGAHVLDGCGEFMSSPGDGAAALACAACGCHRSFHRREPAVVAPASLSLCPASASASAAAGLVSLSPSATPTGANSSRLMPLLLAPPHMQKRPPVLPVSPASAPAALAESSSEELRPPPLPSSHPHAHAAAVVAASASAPPGPSKKRFRTKFTAEQKERMREFAHRVGWRIHKPDAAAVDAFCAQVGVSRRVLKVWMHNNKHLAKTPPSPTSQPPPPPLHHDPSPPPPPHHHHHHHHHHHPPQHHQQQQQQHDA; encoded by the coding sequence ATGGAGTACAAGAGATCATCGcatgtggaggaggaggaagaggaggaagaagaggaggacgacgaggaggaagacgaggaggagcaaGGTCACCATCAgtacacgacggcggcggcgcagcagcagctgcacccGCAGGTTCTTGGCTCGTCGgcttcctcgccgtcgtcgttgatGGACTCCGCCGCTTTCTCGAGGCCCCTCCTGCCTCCCAACCTGTCGCTCgtgtcgccgtcggcggcggcggcggcggcgcccggtggATCCTACCTGCATGCGGCTCACCACCATGGGCAGGGAAGAAGGGTGGAGGCGCCTGGTGGGGAGAGCCAGCACCATCTCCAGCGCCATCATGAGCCGGCGAGAAATggcgttcttggcggcgtcgccGGTGCTCACGCGGCGTCTACGCTTGCCCtcgtgggtggtggtggtggtggtccgagaggcggcgagggggcggcgggcgaggcgccGACGTGGAGGTACAGGGAGTGCCTCAAGAACCACGCGGCGCGGATGGGCGCGCACGTGCTCGACGGCTGCGGCGAGTTCATGTCGTCCCctggcgacggcgccgcggcgctGGCCTGCGCCGCGTGCGGCTGCCACCGTAGCTTCCACCGCCGCGAGCCGGCGGTCGTCGCGCCGGCCTCGCTCTCGCTctgccccgcctccgcctccgcctccgccgccgccggcctggtGTCCCTATCCCCCTCCGCGACGCCCACCGGCGCCAACTCCTCCCGGCTCatgccgctcctcctcgccccgCCGCACATGCAGAAGCGCCCGCCCGTCCTCCCCGTGTCCCCGGCGTCTGCGCCCGCCGCGCTGGCCGAGTCGTCAAGCGAGGagctgcgcccgccgccgctcccctcttCCCACCCCCACGCGCACGCGGCcgccgtggtggcggcgtcggcctccgcgccgccggggCCGAGCAAGAAGCGCTTCCGGACCAAGTTCACGGCGGAGCAGAAGGAGCGGATGCGTGAATTCGCGCACCGCGTCGGGTGGCGCATCCACaagcccgacgccgccgccgtcgacgcgttCTGCGCCCAGGTCGGCGTCTCCCGCCGCGTCCTCAAGGTGTGGATGCACAACAACAAACACCTCGCCAAGACGCCCCCGTCGCCGAcatcgcagccgccgccgccgccgctccaccacgatccttctcctcctccccctcctcaccaccaccaccaccaccatcaccaccaccacccaccacaacaccatcagcagcagcagcagcagcatgatgCATGA
- the LOC4330468 gene encoding monodehydroascorbate reductase (NADH) 1, peroxisomal yields the protein MGRAFEYVILGGGVAAGYAALEFVRRNGGASSQELCIISDEHFAPYERPALSKGYLLPQDAPRLPAFHTCVGSKDELLTEEWYNEHGIVLVLGTRVISADVRQKTLLTSSGETISYKTLIVATGARAVKLEEFGVSGSDARNVCYLRNVEDADKLVGVMRSCPGGNAVVVGGGYIGMECAAALVTNNIKVTMVFPKKHCMGRLFTPKIAEFYESYYASRGVTFVKEAAVTSMQISAGKVTAVNLGNGRRLPADMVVVGVGARANTGLFDGQLVMENGGIKVNGRMQASDASVYAVGDVAAFPVKLFGGDVRRLEHVDCARRTARHAVAAMLEGTGSVGHIDYLPFFYSRVFSLSWQFYGDNAGEAVHFGDLAPPGDGDGAAPKFGAYWVRDGRVAGAFLEGGSRQEYEAVAAAVRRGAAVADVAELERRGLAFATQATGGGGKPTCAWHATVGVAAAVSIAAFACWYGWQAPYVLKRDF from the exons ATGGGCCGCGCGTTCGAGTACGTGATcctgggcggcggcgtggccgccgGCTACGCGGCGCTCGAGTTCGTCCGCCGCAACGGCGGCGCATCCAGCCAGGAGCTCTGCATCATCTCCGACGAGCAC TTTGCTCCTTATGAGCGTCCTGCATTAAGCAAAGGCTATTTGCTCCCACAAG ACGCGCCGCGTCTACCGGCATTTCATACTTGCGTTGGTTCTAAGGATGAGTTACTTACCGAAGAATGGTACAACGAACACG GCATTGTACTTGTTCTTGGAACGAGGGTGATTTCTGCTGATGTGCGGCAGAAGACATTGCTTACATCCAGTGGGGAAACCATCAGCTATAAAACTCTTATCGTTGCCACGGGTGCTCGG GCCGTGAAGCTGGAAGAATTTGGAGTGAGCGGTTCAGATGCGAGGAACGTCTGCTATCTGCGCAATGTGGAGGATGCAGACAAATTAGTCGGTGTAATGAGATCATGTCCCGGTGGAAATGCCGTTGTCGTCGGTGGTGGATACATAGGAATGGAATGTGCAGCGGCATTGGTCACAAACAACATAAAAGTTACCATGGTCTTCCCTAAAAAACACTGCA TGGGTCGTCTTTTTACACCGAAAATTGCTGAGTTTTATGAGAGCTATTACGCTTCAAGAGGAGTTACTTTCGTCAAAGAAGCTGCGGTTACTTCCATGCAGATATCAGCTGGAAAG GTGACTGCAGTGAACTTGGGAAACGGTAGGCGGCTTCCTGCCGAcatggtcgtcgtcggcgtcggcgcccgCGCGAACACCGGGCTGTTCGACGGCCAGCTGGTCATGGAGAACGGCGGGATCAAGGTGAACGGACGGATGCAGGCGAGCGACGCCTCGGTGTACGCCGTGGGCGACGTGGCCGCGTTCCCCGTCAAGCTGTTCGGCGGCGACGTCCGCCGGCTGGAGCACGTCGACTGCGCGCGCCGGACCGCGCGGCACGCCGTCGCGGCGATGCTGGAGGGCACCGGATCGGTGGGGCACATCGACTACCTGCCATTCTTCTACTCCAGGGTCTTCTCGCTGTCGTGGCAGTTCTACGGCGACAACGCCGGGGAAGCCGTGCACTTCGGGGACCTCGCGCcgcccggcgacggcgacggcgccgcccccAAGTTCGGCGCGTACTGGGTCCGCGacggccgcgtcgccggcgcgtTCCTCGAGGGCGGGAGCCGGCAGGAGTACGAGGCCGTggcggccgccgtccgccgcgggGCCGCGGTGGCCGACGTCGCGGAGCTCGAGAGGCGAGGCCTCGCGTTCGCCACCcaggccaccggcggcggtggcaagcCCACCTGCGCATGGCACGCCACGGTGGGCGTCGCCGCGGCCGTGTCCATCGCCGCCTTCGCCTGCTGGTACGGCTGGCAGGCGCCGTACGTGCTCAAGCGAGACTTCTGA